TACTTCGGTCCTAAAGTACCTTATATACTGACTGATCAAGACAGACAGTTCGCCTATTAGTACAGACgaatagctaactagctagcttgtgTTGGCTAACGTGTACAGTAGCTAGTTTTCAATTGTCAAcgttacagtactgtagctagagctAACACCTAAAGAATAACTAACGCATTTTATACGACGAATTTCTAAAACGTGTCCAACGGTCAGCTGGCCAATTTATCGAGCTAGAAAATACTATCGACTCGCAGGGTATATTGCTAAATATATAACTATGTCTACAAATTACATTTCACAACACTCGCTAACAGCTCAAGCAGCCAGACATTGCTAACGCGTTAGTTAGCTACAGTAGGGTAGCTAGCTACTAGTAGCTACTGTAAATACACCAAGCTTACAACAaaggtgaactattttctaGGCACCCAAATATGTCTCTAAACCTTTCTTACTGTTTTAAGTTGATAGTTTAGTCCAGCGTAGTGCTATTAAATTACAAAAGCAATGCTTCGCTATGTTGACATCTTCGTTTTATTTCAGCGAAACAAGTCATCAGACTGTaaactagctggctagctagctagctccagACGTCTGAGTTTCTAAGCAACGTCATCCACACAgctgtcaaaataaaagtcccagaAATGGGATTACATATGAATGGGTTACTTGAGTTTTAATCTTTATTTGATGACAggatcaatattatttattgtcattgtgCGCCTTTTTTTCATTTCCACGCACAACAAACGTTAGCTTGTCTACTAACTTACCATcgagcaaggcagaaggcaacaaaacaaacattttctaaaaaaagtttcgaaaggttaataaaataataaaataaaacttaAGAGCCCTGCACTCGGCTCTTCTTTAAtctgcagggctgccaactcttaagcattggccgtgagacacgcatttcaacaaTTTCACACTCTCtgcgcaacaccttgtattttctcacgctgagaaggcaacgccaaccaagttggtagggaggacaaacgttcTGCTCTCAATGTTATCACAATGTATTAACATTGTTCATATTCATTATTATCATCATAAATTTTTTTCCTAGGAAAAACTATAGGCCCACTGACCTTTCCACTGGCCCGCCCAAAATActtgtattatatatataataaattgACTCAAGTTCGTGTGAAAGAAACCCGGATTTTTTTCCACCCATTCAATTTCTGTCTCAACTGGTTACATGTGAAATGTCCAGGAAATGTCCAGGAAATGGCCTCACACACCCCAAAAAGAGAAACTGGCAGTTTGGTATCAGAAGTAAAAAAGGGCAACCACGCCCTTGGATTGGAACAAGCCATTTGGGATGCTGTAGAATTCAATGTCTTGATGGTTTAGTTTAATGTCAAATTGGAAAGTACAACTTTAACATGGAAGTGTGCGTGATTGCATAAAACAAGTTTGCTGTAAACCTGCAAATTGAGTCCATTTTATTCATTTCTGGTGTGACCTGTGGATCAAATGATTTCATATTTTGTAGttttgaaaatatatatatttgtcatTTTGTTATAAATATGAACAACATTTTCActaaaatcttttttatttaatcAATGCTTGAAGCTTTGAATCATAGTAATGTAGTCACCTGGGATAAGGGCTTCTATTTGGttgggtgtgaatgtgtttaaGTTCCACGTTCTTTGTGTGAAACCTTGCAGGGTTTGAAGGGGTTAAAACAAGAGGTCATGTTTGTTCGGGTCTCTCGGTTCTCCCTGCAATAATTCTCAAGCCAAAGTTGGATATCTGTGTCAGTTAGTGTAATAGGCTGGGGCCGGAACAACAGCCTAGGTGGCTAAAAAAATTGGTGTTGTTGACGTTGTGTCCAACTCGACTTATTTGCCCAAGCACGGGCATTACAGTAAATTGTTTTaaatttagtagacgctctaatctagagcgactaacagtaaataaagggacattcccccgaggcaagtagggtgaagtgccttgcccaaggacacaacgtcatttttacggccagaatcgaaccggcaaccttcagattactagtccgattccctaaccgcttagccacctgactccttaatGCACATTCATACACTAAAACGATTGTTTATTAGCCGCACAATTGTTCTGTTCAGTCTTTATGTATACTTTTCATTTTCAAAGGCAATATGTAACAAGATATTTAACCAAGAACAGCAtacaaaataaatgtgtttGATGTATACTCATTTCTTAAAATATTGTAGTTGTTTACAAAAAAAGGGCACACCTTCTAATAGCACCGTGTGACAGAGACCATGATGATTCAACACCGTCTCAGATGTTCCAGAGATTTATTGCTTTCCTGTTTGTCTTTCGTGTTAAAGGGAAGTAAAGGACTGCTTGTGCAGCAATTTGTTTTCTGTCTAAGATCACTGTCGGCACGCAAGCAGCATGAACCTCTCCAATAGCCTATCGTCCGAAGCCTCGGCCCCTGAGGAGAATGGCGGAAGGACCACCGTAGCCTGTGTAATCCTGGGCTTGTCCTTCCTGGTGGGGGCTCCGGGGAACCTGCTGGTCATCTGGACCATTGTGAGGCACGTCAAGCAGCGCTCCCACACCGTGGTGCTCATCCTCCATCTGGCTGTTGCTGACCTGCTGGTGCTCATCACCCTGCCCCTGTGGATATACTCCCTGGCTTTCTCCTGGGTCTTTGGGCAGGCCTCTTGTAAGGCCATGGTCTACGTTATCAACGCCTGCATGTACAGCAGCGTGTTCCTCATTACCCTCATGAGTGTGGAGCGTTTTGCAGCCATTCGATACCCGTTCGCATCTGCTGtttggagaagaaaagaggCACTGGATAAGTTCCTGTTGGTCATCTGGGCGGCTGCCTTCTTGTTAAGTATACCCGTCATACTCACCCAGGTGCTGGACGGGGACTCTGGGGAAGAGCAGTGCCTATACAGGGAGTACACCTCTGGTGGTCAGGAGGCTGTGTTTCTGCTGCTGGAGACCCTGGTGGGTTACATGATGCCTCTCTGCATACTGGTGATCTGCTACAGCTGCCTCTGCAGCCGCATCGCCCAGATGACCTTCAAGTCGAAGCGGAAGTCCACGTGTCTCATTGCCAGCGTGGTGGTGGTGTTCACTCTCTGCTGGACCCCCCATCACGTGGTGAACATTCTCTCGCTCATTTACCTGGTTGTCAAGGACCCCCACCCTGAGGTGGCAGAGCACCTGGAGGGAGCCTCGGAGACCATGACCTTCATCGCTGGAGCCCTGGTCTTCATCAGCAGCACGGTCAACCCGATGCTGTACGTTTTTGCGGCACGCTCGTTCCGTGGCTCGCTAAGGGAGACAGGTATCCAGAAGCTGTTCCAACACATTTCCAGCACATCTCCAGGTGAGATGACTAAAGAGCTGTCCTACATGAGTAAGAGGCAGCTGGGCTCTCACACCAACAGCTCCCAAATCGAAATACAGCCAAGGGAGCAAATGAATTCCTCTCTAAATATTCAAGAAAAGGGTTCATCCTGAGATTTCCTTTTTCAGTTTCATGTTTGGGTTAAGGTGTGTAGTATGTCAAATAAATAATTTAGTTATTTTTCTaacatttttgtttgtgttaCTATGCGTCTTTGTTAGCATGATCTTAGTAAACATGCATGTTTTCTGAAAGCAGTTAAAGTTTTGGTAACTGTGTGTTGTACTTAAGTGTAAGtatctctttttcattttaacaaGTGTTGTTTTTTCAAGTGttgttttaaatgttaatttACAGTATCTCTATGTCTAATATTTTTGGTCAAAATAACATCCTGTTTGTAGATTTGTGAGTAGTGTGGTTAATTTACATTTTGTGattataatttacattttagttAAGTGTACAGCATCTGTTTTCTAGTGGTTTTTCTTGAATCTCTATTTCTGAACTCCTCCTGGTTTAATATATTATTCCAAGCACAGCTTGGATTCATGGAGCTACAAATATGTATTTCTAAAACGTGAATATTAATGTCAAGTTTCTTACATTTATAACTCAACACAGGTAAAAGTTAGATTCCCCTGTATAGCCACAATTTTATGACAGAGTCAGTCATGGTTTCAACTTCCTCAAACTGTCTGTAGCATACATATTGCAACATCAAAAGCTGCTTGTGTTCCCTTTAACTCATTAAAAGGGGAATTGTGTACTAACTATCCTCTGTCACAGTCATATGGAAATCACGTCAAAACCCCATACTGGTTTCATATGGGTCAGCTTCACGTATTTCTTATTGTATGCAATGCAATTGTATTTTGAGGGTAACAAAACTCCTTTAAAGCGTCATGTTGCCCCTTGATGAAAAAATATTTAAGGTTGGGGGATTTACCATCAAAATGCAATAATGGGATAGATAAAATTCTACATTTACTTGCCCAATTATGTAAATAATGCTTGCTAGTTACTCCAAAATAGAAATGATTGAGAACAATGAGTCTAAAGTTGGTAAATCTACAAAAAGCACATGGAAAAGTAACTGATCACTATCTGGTCCAGTGTAGTCTACAGTCCATTAGGTGGCAGTGTTTATGTATATTTTCCCAAACAAACAGGTGATTTTCAAAACATTCACAAAAAGATTATTGGAAACCTGTTGCATCACACCTGTCCATCAACCACCTAAACGTTTACATTCTCCTTAAATTATGACTCAAGAACACAGTCTTCCTCACAAGAAATATCTCAGATAAATTATGACAATTCAACTCACTGTTAACACAGGGTTGCCAGACTGATGCAAAGTTAGAGacaggggtctggggggggggggggggggggggggggggctgtttcaTAATGTTCCGGTAAGCCTGACTCTATTCAACATGTCCTGCTGtcactcaacacacaaacacacacagacatgcagtggcAGAGCAGTTGTGCTCTGAGTGTTCTCTAATAACTGTTAGGGACAGAGCAGGGCTGCAGATTTTTTGTCAACACAACACAATTACAGAAAAATTAGCTTGTTCTCACCTGCTCCTGAATAGTTCATGTCCACATAATGTAAGCTTGACTTTTATGTTAGGGCATTTGTTTAATATCCAGCATCCTTTCCACCTCCACTCACTAGTTTGATGATGTGTATGGCTTGTCTGATCCTTCACAAAATTAACAGTGGTTTCAGGTAGAACCATGTGAAAATGATTCCTGTAGGCCCTGAAATTAAGGTCCACTTTTCTATAGTAATTTCCACTGGTTTCACACTGAGGAGTGTTTACTTGATTTTAGTGAGTCAGCATGCAGCTGTCTGTAAGCAATCGTGGAAAATTACATGGAGTAAAAGTTTTGATGTTAAATCCATGGAAAGGAATCtgtcacaggagaggagagagaaggagagggtagacgagaacagagaagcctaaaacagcaAAGCAGAGCAAAGTAGAATATAGCATAGTAGAGCCCTCattaagtactcatcaatgatgcaaacttgtTTTTAATCTTTTGttcacaaatattttttcaacctttctaaactatatgtgtgtattttcaaCCTTTGGGAATGTTAAAACTAACtttttttataaactttttttggtgaaactttttttcgaaacttttttccaaacacaacatgacacaaaaccgtttctattttttttacaaactttttttcgaaattatttttttctttttcaaaaccAATAAATTCGGTGGTGTtcaaatttcaatattaagtattgaATACCTTTtaaaattccaaacattgtatcaCTGATTTTCTTCTTTAAATGCAGATTCtacatgtttatttttttaaataataatataaaagaCAAAGGTTGGGAATGGGAACCTCTTTTCTTTTCACCTTAACAATAGGACACTCAAAGGTGGGGCTTGAAGGGGCACAATAGAGGACATGGGACAGATCAGACAAaagcccctctcctgtctccagtcCATAGTTACCTGCAGCAGGGAGGGGCCCAGAGATCAACAAAACAGTGAATCCTGGGAAGAATGCCAAAGACAACTAACTCTCATGGTTAAATACCATTTCGAAACTGTGTTTCAACAGATATTGCCCCTGAGTGAAgatactgcgtgtgtgtgttgaaaaagAAAAGTACATTTTGAGTAAGCGCGGCTGCGCGTTCGTGTGTTTATAAGTTTGTAAACTTGAATTATAGTTTTCTTGCTTCAAGACACTGTCGATGCAAATACCGCCCACTGTTTAAGGCATACCATTTCTTCGGTATCGCACATCTAAAGAAACGACCACGCTGTGACGGAGAGGGTTCTGCGTTTCGGCAACGACAACGATGGGTTTCTGGGCATCTACTTCCTTTAACTTTACTGTCCAATCACATTAGGTTATATGGTATGCCTTTGTTAAGTCCACCCCCTCACCTTTGCAAAGCAGCCAATAGACCAACTCCCAAGGGAAATTGACTCAAGTTATAGGCTGAACCATACACAGGTAACTAAaaaaatacagagagaaaaaaaaaccttcagGGCTTGTCATGGAGTTCGTGTGAAAGAAACCCGGATTTTTTTCCACCCTTCTTTTACCAGTTAAACCAGTATCTCAGGATAGAACACACTCAAGTACTTGAACAGGTATAGTGTTTGGCCGCAATCTCTCTCGTGTCCTCTCCGAAAATaatcttctttcctctctccgttTACTTCAATTGAATTTCCAGATCTTTTGTTTGCTCCTCTTATCACTTGGAGAAAGGTGAACCctattgttattttatttgatCTTTGCTTTAATTGTAGTTTTTACCCTTGTGGTTCCTGATGGCTTCGCACAGTGATACTCTGGTGGTGTTCTTTGGGGCAACAGCTGGTGCAAATGGGGGTAAACTGGGTTCCGATGAGAGGGAAATAATTCTCTTGGTGTGGCAAATTGTGGATCTACATGAGAAAAAGGTACGAACCTTTCTGACCTGTTGTAAGCTTTCctatgttttgtggctatctctaGCGGAATAGTCTTATGTTTAGTTTGACAGTTGACACTGAAATCAACAAGGTGTGCTTTGCCATGATCATTTTGCTAACGTAATGGTTCTAATTAAAGCAGACTGTCTAACTACAACATTAGGCCATGTCGATATGCACAAATGCTAAGTTAAAGATACCTGATCGATAAAAGCATGCCTTTTTGGTTACATGTTAGCACGTCGACATAAGCAACCCTGTGTTAACTTGACAATGAACTGCTTTGCAACTACATTGTCAACTGTCAACATGACAAAGCTGTGAGTTAATAAATGTTGGTTGGTCATGCTAAGAGGGGAAGGCCTAAATAACGTAGCGTTGTCATCACGCTACATGCCATGCCATGATACACTAATTCTGTTTACAGGTTGGAAAGCTTCAAAGAAGGCTTGTGAAGCCAGACAGTTTGGAACTGACAGACCAGTGCATAGAAGAGACTGGATTAGATTTGGATGAAATCTGCAAGGCCGAAACGCTGGATAAAGTTCTGCAACAGGTGAGAGTGATTTGGGATAATTGCAGGTGGAGATAATTGTCTCATCCTTCCTTAAAGTTGAACAACACAGTTCATTCGGTTTGAGGCCTAGTGCATCTTCTAACCGCAGTCTTATTAAAATTTGACTTTGTATTGCTTGGCTATCGTCTTGAACAACGCTTTAATCTGAAATGCTATAATGGCCCATTTAACTCAGCAACTGGGCTGAACTGACAGCTTTCAAATTCCATCATACATTTTTGCCTGGAGCGAGACAGGACGTGACAAGTTTGACTGTGAAGCTGTATGTTAATTCAAGGCGTGTCAAATTTCTGTTGCGATGACCTTTTTGAAGTATTAAGCTTGGTTTGTGTTTCTGAGCCTGCTGTGGTTTGGCCTACAGTTAAATTCCCTGACAGTTAGAGAGGCTGGTTTTAGGAGCTTGGCTGGCCAGCGCCCGAGGCTGAGGggtagggaagggggggtggaggacagggaccTGCAGGTCTAGTCTTGTCTcagactggtgtgtgtatgtggagtaGGCATCTGGAGGACAGAATGTTTACCTGGGAACGCACCACCCTTCTGGACAGGactgaggatggggagggacAGGGAATAGAGAGGCACAGACCAACCATTGGTCGAACACCTACAGTAGCCTCTTTCTCAAACCACATCTATGACCAGGATGTGAATTTGCTTTCAGGTTCCTTGTTTGCCTCCGCTGGTATGTTTTGACAAAGGTCTATGTTGCCAAACGTGTTTTTCAACTGCTTTGACGAGAGTATTTGTGTGCAGTCCGTACACCTCCCCCCCTGTGTTATTATTGTGGTCTCCTAGTGATTAAGGTTTAGATTAGGACCAATGCTTTAACTGTGCTATTTGCCTACAAGTACATGCAGGTCCACTGAGATAATGGATCCTGAACAACAACTAGAAGTAGTTGTTTTTGAGGCAGTTGACTGGCTGTCCGTTCCGAAGGCCGCATGTTTGAAGTCACTGATTGTGATTTTGCTAGAATTCTAATTTGTATGCAGTCTATTCTGTGTGTGGAGCTTTCAAATATTAACCAGACCAATCAATTTTTACTTGCTTTCGTCTGTCTGGTAGGGCCACTTTCTCTTGCCATTGGTCAGGTTTAGTTTGGTATTTGCTCCATATTGATTTCGGCTTCATGAGGAATGAGAAGACAGATAGTGTAGTAGTCAAGCTAGTTTGATTCATTGAAACTATATGTgggcagagaagaagaaaagagttCAATGGGGAATACAACTCTGAATTTCATAGGCCTGTAGACCACAGCCTCCAAGGACGCCAGCTTGTTTTCTTAAATGATTTATTAAGGAAGGTGGCTTGTAGTTAAGGGGTAATTTCAGCAGTGatttttaaagttttgtttctatCTGACTGACTTGTCTTTAATTCCTAACTACAGATGTTGAGGTGATAGTTGTGTTCTACGTGTATTTCCCAGAGACTAAGCTAACTCTAGCCTGATGTGTGCCCTGGCTTTTGCAGTACAAGCGTCCATACTGTTAAAGAGTGAGATAGAAGCGAGATAGAGGAAAGATGAGTTTATTGCTGGTGGCATATTTATCTCTTATCTAATACTGAGCACCTGCTGCAGCACAGTACCAGGGAGTGGGAAGCTGCAGCCGTAAAAGCCTGTGTGGCAGATTGAGCCCTGACCCAGCCCCCTACCTGCCCCTGCCTGACCCTGCCCCTGCCTGACCCAGCCCCCTACCtgcccctgacccagcccaataGTTGTTCTGGCCTGTGGAAACCATGCTATCTGCACCTTAGGCTGGGCAATACTTTAAATGGACCTGAGATGTTTGGCACTGGCACTGCCTGTTGCCTTATCATGGTGAGCCATACCGCCTGGCCTCACCTCACCGTGCAAACAAGGCAGAGCAAGCGTGGATAGTGCCACGTTCAAAGGTCATAATGTCATACACCCTTCTTTGTATAGTGAGCCACTGCCTTGATAATACCAATGCCAAACACCTGCCAAATCGTACTGAATTAAGTATCACATAGAAGAGATTATCAACAAGGGCCCTTTCTTCATGGCAGACTTGCCGGTACTTTTACAGCCTGTACGGGAATGTTGGCCTTTCGCTCTATATGTACTTGCTATCATTAGCTAACCTGGTCCCTAGGACTTGTTTGACTAATGGTGGAGTTTggcagccaggagagagagactgaatggGAGGGTGTGCCACCTGtcattttcagttttttgttgACCAAGGTGGGCCTGTGTTTGTTACCACAGCCATGTGTTAACGTCTCTCCTTGCTCACAAACTCTTAACTATGCCTACACTGTATACTGCACTCTAGAAGCCTTGCATCCCAGAAGTGTACCTGGGACAGGGAAATGAGACACAAAGTAGGCTGTAAAAGTGGTTTTGCACTTCGCTATGAACAGGTGCTTTTTTCGGAATGCAGCCTGGCCAGGTTCACTAATGTTAACGGTTGGATTCCAAAGTTCTTTTCATTCCGCAGTGACACAGCACGCTGCTTTATTTCACACCTGGCTTTCACTTTGTCAACCTAGAGAAAACAGGGAGTCGTTTTTTCACTTGTGATTTTGTAAGTTAAGACTTATTGAGAGTTCATAGGGATTCTTCCCCTGGTAGACtttgaaaacacattttcagGCGTCAGTTAACTGGGGGACATTCTGTACTGTTGGGTTGAGCAGCAGGATGGCTTTCTTCTTTCAGTGCTTGAGAAGGATATCTTTCTGTCCTTAGACTGCCAATCGGCCTATGTTTATCTGCTCTGACCTCGATGACATCACAGCATGGGACAAGTGGAGCTGGCCACAAAGGGGTGTGGCCTCTTCACTCCACATGGCAGGACTGCCGTGTCAATCAGTAACTTCCTAGATCCTGATCACTATGACAATCCAACTGTCACATCCTTAGAATTGTAACCCAAGACCTCCAATGGTAATAGTAATGAGTTTAAGTACCAGGGTTGGTTTGTGAATTGGTGCGCTTATTGCCAGTAGCTGTTAGTCAAGTTGAACCCTATAACCTAGACAAAATGAGTGAAACTTTGTGAaattctgtctcctcctcctaggTAGTTAGTTCCTGAGTCAGCAGCTGTTTGGGCAGGTAatagccctgtgtgtgtatatagacagCAGGCTCCAACATGCCCCCCTATATGAGATATATATCCCCCAAAATGGCCACTGGCAAGGTGAAATTACCCAGCGATTAATCAGTCCCATCAGACAGATAACCACAGTCCATCATTGCAGGGAAAATGTTATTTTAGTGGCATTTGTGAACATGTTGTGGAATGCTAGTTTTTTATGACTCATTTGAATTAGGTTTTACTTTATTAAAACTACACCCAGGCAAATGTTGTGAAGATGTTTTTCAGTGTATAACTCGTACATCACTGAAATGGGCTATACGTTTATTACAGAGATGTCGATTATGTTGTTGAAAGACACTTCTGGGTTTACCCAACAAGGGTAATGGCCCAGTAGACAGTTTTGACTAAACACGTGTGGATGTGGGAGCTGCTCTGGTGATTGGAGTGTTTATGGAAAGTGGGCCAGGCAGGTTGGTctggcggggggaggggaggggggggcaggcaggttggtctggtgggggggggggggggggggggcggggcaggcaggttggtctggctggggggggggcaggcaggcaggttggTCTGGCTGGGGTGGTTGttttctttcaccctctctccacgTTCCGCTCCGTGGGCGTGGTGACTGTTGGTTATTCTGCTAAGTGAAATTCTTGATCCAGGTGATTACCACAGTGATCTTTCTTGTCTGCTTCAACACAATGCAAACACAGAACCAGTCTAACTAGCCCCCAAACGCACACACTTAGTCACCTTTTCATAGCCTCACATATATGTTGTAGATGTGAATTTTCCCTAAAGGCCATCCATCAGGTATTGTAGTTGTGATCATGGCCGATGTACAGATTGCCGGAGGTGACTTTGGTGCTCTCATGTTTGTCTGAGAACAAGTGGTTTACTTAGCACTTGGCCTAGAACAAAAGCAGCCATCTCACACTCTATGAAGCCACAGCTTATATTCACTGTTGGTGCTAAACTGGACCAATATGGTTTAATagtcctttttctttctttcctatcCTTGCAGTTCCAACAGTCAGTCTCAGCTGAGGTGAAGGCTCTGGGAAGGACCTCCTACACGCTTTGTGTCGACGGATCCCTGGTAATACGACAGGCCTTGCACCCCGAGGCTTCCAAAAAGGTATGCTTTGTCATGCTCTGTTTACATGTCTGGTTGACATGTaaacatgtctctctcctcagtcaaTATTATGTCCATTACTGAAGTAAACAATGGCTATAATGTTATTTGTTATGTACGTTTTGACTTGTTTTCTTCTGCGCTGCCTGTATTTTGGCCTCGTTTGTACCTTTGACCTTTAGCAACAGGTGTGCACAAGGTGGCTGTATGCCTCCTCAGTTTAAAGCTAGTGCAGCGTAGCTTCGCTCACTGACTAAGTACCAACATGTCATAATCTGCCGAGGAATGCCAGATATCCGCAAAATCAACAGTCAGCTATGCCGTCTTCTTTTTTCCCgtccatcttttcttttttcttctgctCTCGTTTTTCTATTGTTTTCTTTCAGTCAGCTGTTTCAGATTCTTTTTTTGGATTTTCTACAGAACCTCATTCTCCCAGAATGTTTCTACTCATTTGTGGACGTGAGGAAAGAGTTTCACAAATGCTGTCCCAACGCCGGCCCTGTCCAGGACCACACCCTGCCTTCCATGCTAGAATGTATCCTGTCATGTTTTGACTAAACTTACCTTTAAGGTTGAGCGGGGTATTCAATATACAAGTTCAGTGATTGTTGCTAAGGCTACTATGAATGTCTAGTTCCTTAATggagtgtgtgtagatgtgtgcatCCCTCCGGTGACAGACCAGTTGATGGGGTTGAGGGAAGTGAGGAGCATGGTCCTGCTCATCCTTCACATACTGGCAGAACCCTACAGTAAGTACCCCATCACTTCAGTCCTCTGTTAGCAATCCACCCTGTACCAGCCCACCCACATAACCAGGAGGAATGCCGGCACAAATCTGAAGAAGCTGTTCTGCCTGAATCCTTGAAAACAACAAATCTTCCATCTGTATTAATTATGTAGTATATTCCTCACAAATTCCACAAGGTGCTTCTCCAGAAGAAATTCAAATGTGATTTAAGTTAGACatgtatctttttttttctccatatttttcATGTCCTTGTAGGCCACACATTCTCCTGCTTTGAAAGCGTGAAGTACAAGTTTGAATCCGGAGCCTGGTATGTATAAAGCTCAACATGAAGTCCTATGTACTCAGCTCATCAACTGAAACCTGTCTTGCTCTACAATTATGTGCTGTGTCGCCACACCTATCAGCTAAACCCTTCTTTTAGTTGCCGT
The window above is part of the Osmerus mordax isolate fOsmMor3 chromosome 13, fOsmMor3.pri, whole genome shotgun sequence genome. Proteins encoded here:
- the si:dkey-148a17.6 gene encoding leukotriene B4 receptor 1, with translation MNLSNSLSSEASAPEENGGRTTVACVILGLSFLVGAPGNLLVIWTIVRHVKQRSHTVVLILHLAVADLLVLITLPLWIYSLAFSWVFGQASCKAMVYVINACMYSSVFLITLMSVERFAAIRYPFASAVWRRKEALDKFLLVIWAAAFLLSIPVILTQVLDGDSGEEQCLYREYTSGGQEAVFLLLETLVGYMMPLCILVICYSCLCSRIAQMTFKSKRKSTCLIASVVVVFTLCWTPHHVVNILSLIYLVVKDPHPEVAEHLEGASETMTFIAGALVFISSTVNPMLYVFAARSFRGSLRETGIQKLFQHISSTSPGEMTKELSYMSKRQLGSHTNSSQIEIQPREQMNSSLNIQEKGSS